TTACCAGTCCGAAGTTTCGGAACTGTCTTGGCCAGGGGAGAGAGTCGTAAGTTCTATTTCTCTTCTTTGTCAATTTCAATTTACCATCTAAAAGCTTTTTCCACAGCATAATATGTAACTTCATGTGATTGCAGAAAGGCAGGCCATCAAAACTTTTGAGCTTGGCAGAAACAAGTTGAAGCAAGATCAGTAAGCAAAAGAACCTTTCTATACTTAAGTTTGAGCTCTCATCTTGTGTTATTCGGACTTGGATACTTGGAATTTGTATCTCCATATCCATGTTTCAGACACAAATGTCAAACACgtgtacttcaagaaaaatgaaaagccCAAGCAATGTAGCTCTCATCTTCCTCTACTTCATTCTAACCATGGAGCTCTCATTTTAATCACGGCACTCTATTATCTTCCGTTCTGCAATATTTTTAATAGCCATAAGAACTCCATTATGAGCTTGCTTTTCTATTGGTTTTCATTCATAGGGTGCATCGAACTCCATTATCTATTTACAATGATACAAATATGGATGTCACGAGGGGTCATCACTCTAAGCCAAATACCGGTTCAAACTCTTGGCACACTCTTGGAGGTAGAGCTgagagaaacaaagaaaataatgcTATGCCTGCAAAGTGGACATCACACAAGGTTTACTTCAACTCCCAAAACATGATATTTTTGCTACTGGGTGATGTATTGTTCAGATTGTTCTAAAAATGACATTGAGCTTCATAAAATTCTTCTCAGATTCCGCAGAGACCTGTGCCTAGAATAGTAGGGGCTGTTGCAAGTGCTCAAATTGAAGTTTTTGTTGATGAGGAATGTGAAGAGTAAGTACTAGTTATTTCTAAAAGTTGTATAACTTTTGGACATGCATGTATACAACTATGTTATTCCGTCTCCTTATTTTTTCTTGAGTATCCCTATACAACATATAATTCTACCACATGAAAATAGAAACATATGGAACTGAATCATTTGTTCAAAATGTTGGTATGTAATCAGTGCCTGTTATATGTTCTATGGTATTTGCATTgcttattttatcaaaattttgttATCAGAAAGCCAAAAGTGCATGATGAGAAGGACAGAACTTCAAGTCTGCAACTGAGAGAGTTGGACGGCAGAAACATAAAAAAGTAAAACGCAATTCGAGATTTCTGGTCTTTAAGCATTGTCTAAAGACAAAGATCACTAAGTTAGCTGATATCTCAAAATCTTTTGTGCAGGGAAACTGAATTACTTAGGGAGAACCCATTGCGAAATTTCCCTTCAAATAGTCTACCTAGATGATTTCAAAGCACTAATGACAATGGTGGCTCCTTGGTGTGTTTGTATCATTTTCATGGTGGGATCAGCTTTTAACTCCAAAGCCTGGTCCATAATATCATGCTGTACTACgttttttacttgtttgttggcATTTAAGGTTTCATCTTTTGTTGCTCTCAATAAATAGTTGGAAGAACACCTTTCTAATGCTTGTAGTCAAGTTATTTCATGATTTCCCAGTGAAGACATAAGGTGGCTGAATGATTTAATGAAGGTTTGCCTTCTCTGGCAATTCAAATATTTGTATTGTATTCATGTATTTTACCATATTATAATTATCAATTCAATAGGTTCATGTGAAACATTTCTGATTTAGTGGATTGAaccaattaatttgatttttggaTTTAAGTGTCTAATTCCTTTCATCCGTTCCCAATTTTTGAGGAAGCTTTTATTGCAGGTTTTTCATAGGAAAATGACAAATTTGAAGGGAGGCAGAGTTTTTAGAGAAAATGCTAATACAATGGGTTTGTGTTTGGGAGTTGTGTGTAAGCAAGTTTATCTAATCCATTTTTGGTTCGTGAACATAGATCAAAGGAACTAAATCATATTAAATTTgtgttattaattattttttcttctcGAGTATTTATATAATTCACTAAAGAAAGGATACTTTTTACTAATATTACTAAAGAAAGGATACTTTTTACTAATAttgtatgtaattaatatttatataacttGAATTTTAGAGCTACGCAAACCCAACTTTTTGGCAAGGAAAGAGATAATTAAACTTGAGAAACCTAATTCACACTAGATCATTAAATCTGATATATAAGCATTTcagtataatttatttaatatatgaaataaggTCTCAAATATACATTTAATTACAATATCATTTTCTTCTTCAGATTTTTAATTAGTGTCCTTGTAAAATCTAACAAAATCCCACAATACTATCTATGATATAGCTAACAACCACCTCTATAGTTATGAAAAACCTTTAATTGTGTCAAAACACACCATAGTGACCTCAACTTCAAGGATCACTATCATTGCTGCTATCAGAATAGAGCATTTCCAACATGTACTTACACGTTAACTTGGTATCTTATGCCCATGACAACATATTGTCATTAATCATTTGCACACTAGTTTCAACTTACTATTGTTGCCCCAACTCACAATTGTAACAATTTAATTTCCAGTCGTATCAGGATCCCCTTTTCCAAGTTATTGTTGTTAGTAATACCCATAAGTACATCCCATTCGAAATCCATGAAGGATTGAGGATGTATTGTGTGTATGGTTGAGTGAGGGAATGCAAGCATAGATGGTTTTGTTGGGTTATTACCAGCATTGAAAATACTGACCGATAGTTATTTCACATGAAAGAGAGTTGCATTAGGATTTGATGTTATTTTCTAAAGGATGCAGTTGTATCCTTGCTTCCATATACTCAACAGGGTGCAAGCGAAAGGCTTTTTCCTTGTAATCATGAGTGTTTTTAGGTAGAATCCTTTATTTGAATTGAACCATCCAATTTCTCCATTTGGAAAATGTTAGACCTGATTGATTAATTTAACCCTAGTCAGATTGACATTAAATGATGAGGTGTTCCAACTAAAGAATtaaaacacataaatatttatTGATAAATATTTGGGTGTAGTAGTAAAATATACgatactattaaaaaaaattataaatttaaacttttaaaacgatattattaaaagagaaaataaaaaatattaaaaatatttaaaagattcacttatactttataatatttatttcataagtaaccatataaacataaataaaataaagacagCCTAAGCACATAATTCGTTAGCTGAAGCTAGGAGAAAGGCAATCCTTCATTAGTCGCtgtcaaatttatttaaatataatacaaaataaaatagtaGTGCAACTGCAAAGTGTAAACAACTACTATTTTATATAATGCTTGACAGCCACACACACACCCGGCCCACATCATAGATTGCCTAGATATGATAGATAAGCATGTAGCAAGCAAAGCCAAGCTAGCTTAACTCTGCTGAAACGAGATCATAGCAGTAAACATCTGCGAACCACTAGAAATTGGATTGATATCAGCCTGTGATGAGTATACCCTATGACCAACGTTGAGCTGTTCGGTGCTTCGGTTTGGCTGAAGGTTGTCTAAGATGTCTTTCCAAATAATAGGATCTCAGGATTTAAGGAGATTAGTAAACAcctacaattaattaaatttatagataaaaatagatttaaattacattaaaatCATCTTAAATgtctttttatttgtattatttaaaaattaaagtctaattaataattttgttaatCGATCTTCTTTGAATTTGTACACGTggcattttaatatttaaaggtCTTATTTAAAAATCAATGCGTAATtgataacaaatattttaatataacataattcaattaacaatgttaacaattagacttttaacttttaaatttaataagtAGAATAAATTTCTAGATTAATAGTAGataactaaatttcaaaactatgAAGAATATAAAGATTGAAGGAAAAATTAGACCTCAAGGCAATTATATGCTATACTATTTTCGTTTTGTCAGCTAACCTCGTTAAGTTTCGATTAAATTTAGAGTTAAGGTCAGACTTTTATCTGGAAGCAACACTCACAAAATTTTTTCTTGACCTACAAAACTCCAActtaaaatcttaattaaaaaatattgaacTTCTTACTACTTCACCTAAATCAGATGTTTAATATTATAAGTTATACAGTAGTACAATATAATGTGAGAGttaataaaatgtatgaaatcATACCTGATTATCGGTGGTCCAAAAGATTTGTAATGATTTGCGTAGGTTACTAAGTACATTGGTCATTTAAGGAAGGCTTTGTACGTTTGTTTCGGTACCATTAAATAAATACTGTATCGGTGGAGTTGTATAATCGCAAGGTAGGTGTctgaaattttaaaagtttaaatcctttcatttcatacattattaaaataaagggtaaattacactaacagtcactcaactttgggataactaacaaaacagtcacctaAGTTTCAtatcagtcactcaacttttaaaaaataacaaaataattactaacgttataaaaaagtgacaaaacagtcactgATTAACAGTTTCCGTTAGGGGGTTAACGGGACCcctgatgtggcaagttaaccagctgatgtggcaagttaacttgccacattgGATGTACACAGTAAAACCCACccaatttaagaaaaaattgaaacaaaaataacgTTAATaatagagaagaagaagaagagactgTAAAAAAAAATCTTCTTTGCCTCTTCCTCTGTAACCTTCCGCCATTGTTGTCCTGGCAATATCGATCTTTCAATTTCTTGGATTTCCCATGGACTCcatctcaaaaaaaaattcttatctGTTCAAACAAAGTCTTCGCTGCTGGGTTTAAGTCAATGAGTTCTTCTACAAATCTCTACACTTTCTCTGTTTGGTATTACAACACATCTAGAAATAACGCCCTTGTTTGGTCCGCTAATAATTCTCCGCTGACCCAAAATTCGTCTCTTGTCATCGGCCACTGATGATGTAATTTACCCGATTAACACAGCCAAGAAAAAAGTGATGGCAGGCAGGCAACTTGTCGTAGCAGCAGCTAAAGTTGCAGTGGTGTAAACAAGGGCGATACCATTGATATCCAAGCTTAAAGTTATCCTGAAATCTAAAATTTCTCAACAGTTGATATGATTTCTTCCACTGTAATGGCTGTGCAAAAACCTTAACAGCATACATAGCTCTTCCTTCTCTAAGCTTCTTCTTCCTACACAAACTATTCAACAAAGTAGTATAACTCAATGAATCTGGTACAAATCTTTTATTCAACATATCTTCTAACAAATCTACAGCTCTATTCACTTGACTCTTCTTGCATACCCCTTGCATTAATATCCTATAAGACTCGACATTAGGCATAACACCTCTCTCAAACAATTTTTTGAACAGTTTGTATGCAATACTTAAGTCCCCATTCAAACAAAATGCACCTATCAAAATGTTGTAAGATTTGGTATTGGGGAAAACACAGTATTTATAGGCAATCTTGAAAAGGCTGAAAATAGGCATGATGAAGTCACGATGAGAAACAAGCAGCTCGAGGATATGATTTAAGTGTCTGGGTAAAGACTTAACATTGAATTCAAGCATTTTGTAGAAAACATTGAATTCAAGCATTTTGTAGAACACATTGAGAGCTTTCTGGGATAAATCAGCTTCAGCATAGATTTTGATGAGGTAAGAAAAGAGAGTCGACATACATTTTGATCGGATTTGAGACGAATGAGAAGGTTGTTGACAAGATAGAAGTGCTTGGAACCACCGAGTTTGAGAATGAGGATGAGGAAGGAAGAGTAAGAATGACAAAAATCGGGTTGGGTGGTGGCAACATCGAAGATTTCTTTAGCGAGGGGAGGGTCGGATTAGGCGGATATCAGTTTCAAGACTCGCGTAAGGGAAGCTATTGGTGACAGCGACGGTTACCGTTGATTTGAAAATTGGACATATCtctattttttctcttcttcttcttctcattttcttcttcttcttcttctttttcttccttttctctttttaaaccctaaattggTGCTGACAGGGCTATTAAATTGGTGGTAACCAGTCACCTGGAGACCGTCATCTGCCATGTCACTTTACTGTGACGTCTATGACGGAAAGGactgttttgtcacttttttaaagttgagtgactgaaatgaaattaaggtgactgttttgtcagctgccccaaagttgagtgactgttggtgtaatttaccctaaaataaaataaaataatttaatatacataaGATTGTTTCTTTTATCTTTCTCCATATTTCTCTTGATCCCttattctttctcttcttttttatcAATACAATATTAGAATAGAGAGGGATCATGCAatttacatgaaaaaaaaaaccctttaagCATTGGTCCATACAAAATTCAGTTTTTTTTATTACtacaaaaaataacaaaaggaaTAAAAATAGCAACGTCTCATGTGGACGTTTGGTACAACCGTTTGTATATCTAAAAtttggtaaaaatattaaataatattcacttAAACTAAATATATTATGTCATATCCTAAAAACTAAGTTAGAAaaattgaattgtgaaattatgTTAAGTGTGTTAATTTGGTTTAGTGGATAGGTGTTGTGCTTATATATTTGAGGTTCTGGGTTTGAATGTCTTCcttaaattttttctatttttgcttaaacctctacctttgaatatttgatttatatattaGTTTCGCTCAATTAATgatagaatgagcttgctggttcagTGGTAAAGTGTTAGCTTACcttttggttttgtgtttgagTTCCTGCGTGCAAAATGgaatattaattttgttttaaactcAGGGAAGTTTTAAAATTAGTGGTGAGGGATTCCTAAAATCCCTCTCTCACAACCATCCCCCTCTCCCCACCCTCTCTCAATTTGATGTCCAATCTTCCACTTTCACCATTTTTTCCCTTGTTTCAATTTGAGTCCTTTTTACTTCTCTTCTATCGAAATTGCTTTCTCGTTCACAACTTTtgtgttttctttcttttattgtttcAAATCATGCGTTGGTGTGGTGTGAATTTTAATGTCAAGTTCTTTTTGGCCGTTCCAATTTTTGGTGTTGGCTTTGTTTGGTAGGATTGTTGAGTTGTGGTTTCGGTTTCTGGTAAGTACAAGAGTGAACATATCTTTTCTCTATAGTAAATTTTGGGTTTGTGCCTCTTTTCGTGCAAAGAGGTTGTTTTAATTGGTTCTCATTTTAATTGGTTTTGTGGAATTTTTTTAGGAAAATATCGTGAGACTAATTTTCCTCCGACAATTAGTTAGCTTTAGGATATTTTCCGCAATTCGGGTAAGCGATCGAACACCTTGTGAGGGTTGTCTTTGTTTGCATTAAGGTTGATAGCATTTATTTCGCTTGTGGACAAATTAATGTTTGGGTTAGGGCGTATCGATTCTAATTGTTCATTTTGGATACTGATTTTAGGGGTCTGTGATTGTGGCGAAGTATCGTATTTCAGAAATAATCGGGTGTGTAccgaaaaactaaaaaaatagtgAATGATAGAATGCCGAAAACTAGTCTGTCAACGCCACACGGCCTGGCAGTGTGGCAGGCCATGTACGACACAAGGTCGTTTACTAgaccgtgtgcaacacacggttTGGACtaattgggtcgtgtgggccacacgggcgtgtgggcctattttctaaaaatttcttttCAGGCCTGATTGGATCCGTGAATCGTAATTAGCCTTTCCGTATGGTTCATACTGCTTAAGTGAGACTTGTAAATAAGGTATCTGTGCATATGCTTCTGTGTTGATGTATTTAAggttcatttaatatatatttgtatgatCTGATACTGATAGTTCTAATGGTATGCCCTAATTTTGCTATGtttgtatatgtatgtataatgtACGATTATGTTAATTAGTATTTATGGATCTGTTATATAACCATGCATGTGATTTCATGACAAAATTAATGTGTTTTCTATAAGGTTTGATAAATCTATCTTGTAAAGCATGAACTTCCATGCCTTATGTTTTTGTTATTGCATATCAGCATATCCTATATGTTCATCATTCTGATTTCGTATATGCATGCCATGAAACATTGCGTTGGGTTTGGGATATTGATGAAAGGAGGAAGATtctggcagtttaatgatctgGACATTTTGTCGTTTATCCACATTTCTGTCCGGTAGCTTGTCTGCAATTATGGTGGCTCGACCACATATGTTTGTTCTGGCAACTAGGCTGCAATACAGTGGCTTGTCCACATATATCTGATCTGACAGTTTTGTTGTAAAATCTAGTGACATTGACCCTAATTATTCTATTGGTGTGATTTAGTTGaatgagttctggggaactccaTTTTGGTGTGTAACAGAGTTGGGTAGGACATTTTCTGAAAAATCtgcattatgattttttaaaaaatatcgcATTGGCATAATCATGCATACTCAATTCAGTTTGATTGattgttatgaatttttttttgtgattttttgatttgtatattgtgttGTGTGTGTTCTCAGTTTGAGTTTTAGTTACAtactgagctttatagctcactcCTTTATTTTATCTCTGACTTTCAGGTAATCAGTAAGTTTAGAATTGGACGGTGTGCGGGAGCTCATATGGTTTTATCAGTTAATTAAaatatggtgatttttaaaattatttattttggactTTTGGGACTATAACTTGtttttggattttgttttggtTTCTATTTAATTCGTCGATATTGATATTTGTAAACATGATACTGTAAAATCACACGAGGTAATAAAATGGATTTCAGTTTTCAAAactcaaactttgaaaatttttcgcTGCGAAATTAAGGGATTTCTAAGTGTTTTTCTAAAAACGAATAAATAGCTTTTAGCAAATGTTAgccatatttataattttttaaatgctCACTAAAATTAGAAGTTTTTCAAACGAGACCAAGTTTAGAGTTATTCAGTAAATCAATTAAGATCTGcgcataatttttcaaaataacatgcaagtgttttgttaaataaaaattattttcagaaTTTTCGGTTTCTAAagttaggatttaatttctgggTTTTAAAATAAACTAAGGTAATTtctcatattcggccataacgtctagattGGGTTCATGGtgttacatattatattttattaaattaaaatgaaaacaacATGTAAAATAGTTGTACCTACCAAATCTGAAATTTTAGTCTGCCGTCTCCCGAATTGCGGGATTGTTGGAGGTGGGGCAGGCTACCTGTGTGGAGCCCCTAACTCCGCTTCAGGGTAGAAATCGTTATAATTTAATATGTGACTTAATAAGATAAACGTATAAGAAAAGAGGTTTAAAGTGATTATACCAGTGTTAACATTTGTGATTTGTCTTTCACAAAAGAGTTGTAGTATTACACAAACGTGTCATTCATTCATTAGCAAACACCATTTGTTTCAGCTATAGCTATAGCTTCACAAAGAGGAAGGCATCAAAATTGTAAGATTTTAGAACCTTCTTGTCATGATAGAGGTCTTTTTGAGCTGCACTCGTGTGGAGTTGTAACTGAAAAAAACAGAGAAGTAGAAGTAACTATTGAAGTTGTTTCTGAATTCTGATGGAGAAagtaaaattctaatttttgaacaaattattatatgaattgaaGAGTAAGAGTCGTACCCGCACATATTTGTGTCATACAAGTAGCAGGACAGGATTTGAAGAAAAGCATGACTGGAAATAAAAAAGTTTCACGTCTCTAGCTCTTGTTGTTGCAGATGCTATCTTATAGtttattatcctaatataatcAAATTTGACCAAAATTAGTAATGGATTAAGACAAATATGATGATGTTAGGTTAAAAAGTGCTGCTGGTTCAGTCATCTATCATTACAAAAAACAGTAGCAATAAAATGAATAATAGATGAATATGGTCAACTATTAAAAAGAGCTAAAACTAATGGAAATAGGCGAAACACTAAATCCCTAGTAAGAATTGGAAATGGAAATTAGCAACGTCAATACCGTGAGAAATTCACAACAACGGGATAATGGGATAAAATTAACCAGAAAGCAAGTATACTATAACTATACTAGCCTGTGTTCTATTAAGTGTTGTAATTCCACTAATATATgtaacaaaacaaataaaatttaggAAGCATGTGCGAAATAGAAGTCATTGATTTAATGATAGATCATAGAAGCCCGTGGTTAATTATTAGTTCCCATTTAGTTTTCCGTTTAACCAAACCTGGGGTTTGATTATGTGGCGAGTAGGTCAGCTACTGTCGCATTCTGTTTGGGTCTCTCTTGAATAGCTGGTTGTTGACGATTTTCTTCTGCCGGAAGAAATTGCACTTCGTTTGGATCACATTTGCAACTAGATTGAAGAAGGAAAACTGGAAGTTAGTATAAATAATCTCTCATTTCTGCTCATCATTGGTTCTATTGGTCCATCTAATCTTTGTGAACAATAGATAAGACAACTCCAATAACATctatagaaaataattaaatatattattggATATTATTGTATTCAAGAGAATAAATGAGGATATTAAAACATACCTGTCAAATAATTTTCATGATGTTTGACTCGTTGATGCAAAGAGCCATGAGATATAAAGTCAACGTAAAGGCGAGGATTTGATGCTCGTGAACTTGGGTCGCTCTAGTTAGAGCTATGTTATAGTTTCCAGGGACTGCGTTATAGCTATAGTTGTTGTTTCACTAGGAACCTACTGATGGAGTAGACACTGCCTTCTTTCAATATTGGGGCGAACTGTTATAGTAccgtaatttttgttttttacaaaatttaataaattaggaTCTGTCATGTAAGATGTAGAAGtgtacttgaattcatcaatttttaaaatcttcGGATCTTATGATTTTGATCTTCCCAATTAGCACACAATTAATTCAGAGGAGGTAAATTTTTCTTTTCTGAAGATAGAATATTAGAAAAGTTATGTATGTGTGATTGGGGACTATAatcctaatatataacttttgcacgttaactttaatttctaatcaatccatcatcaattagaaattagttactagggTATCTGCAcatatttaacttatattttatttaataatgaaaatCCAATAAACCATAAACAATTAGACCACTTTTAGTTTAGGCTAATCTTTTATAATagtaattaataacatataattactattattatatgtgtgatatccatatttttcaacaatttcCCACTtggactatatatatatatattaattactctataattacatgtcattatataaccttatgagctcaacactttactatcatatccaaaaggtattccgaACAATCTCATCCACtaattatgttaacataaaaTCAAGACGACTTttgttacatatatcgtaactaaatccatccctgATAACGTATATTAACATAACCAAATGatatagatcaagtatggatgtgtagcatggaaattacatgcaatgtgAACCCAACATGCCTATTTGCAATTGGCCCTCCTTAACTttagtgagatcaaaccttacTAAAATCAGAGTgtcaataaatcaaataaactttattcatgcaaaaaataaccttaaattaaaataaccgaattttttttataataaaaaagcaattaaaattacaaactcccactaaaactAAATATCCTAGAATGACATTACACCTATATGAGTAGTGTGCCCTTATAAAACCTTGGGTGTAGTCCTTTAGTAAGTGGGTCCACAATCATGAAGTTTGTCGCAATATGCTTTATAGGGACTTAACCACTCTGAACTTTAATTTAACAACCAGAAATTTAAAGTCTATGTGCTTTGACTTTGATGTGCTCttgttattattgaaataaagaacTACCAATTATTGTCACGATTTGCACCTTAGTGGCAAAATTTTGCATtaatattccatcaaaatcggaGTCTATATACTTGATGATCTCTAACTTATTAGACCTTTGATATatgagcatgtaatcttttgttctctaaAGATGTCTCATAACCCTCTTGGTTGGTATCCAATGGTCCAGACTAGGGTTGGTTAAATATGTGCCTAACACTCCAACAATGTACGCAATATCTGGACGCGTACATACTTGAGCATACATTAGACTCCCAACAACTAATGCATAGGGAATCTTTTTCatttcttgaatttcaaggttaCTTTTAGAGCATTGAGTAAGATTAAATTTGTCTTCTTTAGCAATAGGGGTGTCACCTAGTTTACAACCTTGCATGTTAAACCTTTTGAGTACTTTATGGATATAGCTATTTTGTGACAATCCAAGAATACCCCAAGATTGATCTCGATATATTTGAATTCCTAAAACAAAAGAGGCGCCCCAAGATCTGTTATCTCAAAATGCTTAGATAAAAACCTCTTGGTTTTATGCAATAAACTATATTTTAGTGGCAAGCaaaatgtcatcgacatatagaacGAAAAATATATACTTACTCTCATTGAATTTGTGATACACACAATCAACAATATTCATATCAGAACCGAAAGAGATAATTACTTGATGAAACTTGTGGTACCATTGATAGGAAGCTTGTTTGAGTCCATAGATGTATTTTGTTAATTTACAAACCATATTCTTTGGATCTCTCAACTCAAAGTTTTTTGGTTGTACCATATAAATTGTTTCTTCAATGTTGCCATTGAAAAGCTCAATCTTAACATCCATATGATGTAActcaagatcaagataagcaatAATAAGCGTCATGATTGTCCTAAAAGAGTCTTTCACTAAAACTGGAGAGAAAGTCTCTATAAAATCAATGACCTCTTTCTAAGTATATCCTTTAGATACAAGATGCGTCTTATACCTCTCTATATTACCATTTGCATCGTtcttggttttaaatatccatttacaaaCAATTGATTTTTCACTTTCAGGTAATGGGGTAAGTTCCTAAACTTTATTATCTTGTATAGATTTATACTCTTTTTGCATAGCATCAAGATACTTTTGAGAATTAGAACTTTTCATTGCTTGAAAAAAGTTGATTGGATTATCTTCTATCATTCTATTGTCATCTTTATATTCTTGGAGAAATACAACATAATAGTCTAAAATAACATTTCTTCTTTCTCTCATAGACCTCCTTAATGACACTTGTTCttaaggttgttgagtttgtttttCTGGAATAATTATCTCATCTTGAAAAAAGAGTTGTTTAACATTGCTTGTTGAGGTTCTGGATTCACTTCTTGATaaatgataggtatgagaacctaaacatcatcaaaagtgatagCAGTAACTAAGTTAGAATCtaattc
The sequence above is drawn from the Gossypium hirsutum isolate 1008001.06 chromosome A05, Gossypium_hirsutum_v2.1, whole genome shotgun sequence genome and encodes:
- the LOC107903044 gene encoding pentatricopeptide repeat-containing protein At4g01400, mitochondrial, with the translated sequence MSTLFSYLIKIYAEADLSQKALNVFYKMLEFNVFYKMLEFNVKSLPRHLNHILELLVSHRDFIMPIFSLFKIAYKYCVFPNTKSYNILIGAFCLNGDLSIAYKLFKKLFERGVMPNVESYRILMQGVCKKSQVNRAVDLLEDMLNKRFVPDSLSYTTLLNSLCRKKKLREGRAMYAVKVFAQPLQWKKSYQLLRNFRFQDNFKLGYQWYRPCLHHCNFSCCYDKLPACHHFFLGCVNRVNYIISGR